TACGACCAGGCACATACCACCGAGATCAACATCAATACCCCCCACCCCGTCATCTCGCTGATGGAGGAACAGAAGGCGGTCACCATGCTGGGCGGCACCATGCGCCTGGGCAAGTACGACTGCGACCTTGCCGAAGGCTCGCTTGCCCGTCGCCTCTACGGGCAGGACAGCGTCCAGGAGCGCCACCGCCACCGCTACGAGTTTAACTCCAGCTACCGGGAGGACTACGCCTCCCACGGCATGCGCGCCACGGGCGTCAATCCCCAGACCGACCTGGTGGAGATCATGGAGATCCCTGCCCACCCTTTTTACATCGGCGTGCAGTTCCATCCCGAGTTCAAATCCCGTCCCCTGCGCCCCCATCCCCTCTTTGCGGGCTTTGTGGCCGCGGCGCTGGAGGCGGCAAAGCGCTGACACCATCACCTGCATGGAGGAGGTTCTGCTCATGGAGAAGCCCCGCATCACCATCATCGATTACGGCATGGGCAATCTGGCCAGCGTCTCGCACGCCTTTACCCATATCGGCTGCAGCGTGCAGATCGTATCGGAGCGCGCGCGCATCCTTGCAGCGGAGCGCCTGGTCTTTCCGGGCGTAGGGGCGTTCCCCGAGGCGATCGCGCGCGTGCGCGAAGAGCACCTGGACGAGGCCATACTGGCCGTGGCGGCGCGCGGCACCCCTGTACTGGGCATCTGCCTGGGCATGCAGCTGATGTTCGCCGGCAGCCAGGAGTTTGGCTACCGCAAAGGGCTGGGCCTTTTTGCAGACACCATCGAGCGCATGGACGTGCCCTTAAAGACTCCGCACATGGGCTGGAACCAGGTGCGCGACAAAGCGGGCTGTCCCCTGCTTGCAGGCATTGACGGCGAAGCCTTCTATTTTGTGCACTCCTACTGGGCGCCCGATACAAGCGCGCCGCACGCGGCGGGCATCACAAATTACGGGCGGGATTTCGTCTCCGTGGCGCAGCAGGGCAACGTCTTTGGCGTGCAGTTCCATCCGGAAAAGAGCAGCGAGGCGGGCCTTGCGCTGCTGCAGAACTTTGTGACCTTATAAGGAGGCGGCCCATGCTTGCCAAACGCATCATCCCCTGCCTGGACGTGCGCGACGGGCGCGTCGTCAAAGGCGTGCACTTTGTGGATATCATCGACGCGGGCGATCCGGTGTCCTGCGCGCGCGCCTACGACGCGGGCGGCGCCGATGAGCTGGTGCTGCTGGATATCACCGCCACGCACGAAGGGCGGCGCACCATGCTCGATGTGGTGCGCCGCGTAGCGGAGAA
Above is a window of Maliibacterium massiliense DNA encoding:
- the hisH gene encoding imidazole glycerol phosphate synthase subunit HisH; its protein translation is MEKPRITIIDYGMGNLASVSHAFTHIGCSVQIVSERARILAAERLVFPGVGAFPEAIARVREEHLDEAILAVAARGTPVLGICLGMQLMFAGSQEFGYRKGLGLFADTIERMDVPLKTPHMGWNQVRDKAGCPLLAGIDGEAFYFVHSYWAPDTSAPHAAGITNYGRDFVSVAQQGNVFGVQFHPEKSSEAGLALLQNFVTL